The sequence TTTGGAAAACATTGTTTCATATCACATTACCTTTATTAAAACCAATACTAATTGTCATTTTACTACTTTCTGTTGTTAGCGGTATGAACGCTTTTGATTTAGTTAAAACGTTTACTAATGGTAATCCATACCATACCACGGAAACATTAGACCTATATGTATTTAACTATGCGTTTGGCGGTGGTCTGACGGGATCAACGACAAGAATGGGGTATGCTTCTGCTGCAGGTGTAATGTTAGGTATGTTTACCTTATTAATCAGCGGGATTTTCGGACTAATCTCGATGTATACGCAACGTAAACTAAAAAAAGAGGCTAACTAATCAGGAAAGGAGCAGTAGAAAATGATTATTTCTAGTAAGATTATAAAATACTTGATTCATTTCATTTTGATATTTATTGGTTTTATTTGGATCTTTCCGTTTATCTGGATGATTTTAGGTTCCTTTAAATCAAATACAGACTTTATCGTTTCAGGAAATCCGATCCCTGAGGAATTTAATTGGGATAACTATACAAGAGCATGGGTGGATGCCAATTTTAGCGGGTATTTTGTAAATACGGTCATTATGACGGTAGCTACTGTTGCGATTGTAGTACTACTATGTGCACTAACAGGATATGCACTTGGAAGAGTGGATTTCCCAGGTAAAAAAGTTATTTTGGGTATCGTTGTTGGTATTATGTTTATTCCGAAGGGTTATACGATCATTCCTCTATATGAATTAGTCGATCAGTTAGGGTTAACAAATTCATTATTTGGAATTATTTTAGCGGAGTCCTCAGGGGCACATACCTTATTTGTGCTTTTATTTACATCCTATTTCGCTACGCTTCCGAAAGAAATGGAAGAAGCAGCAATTATGGATGGTTGTGGCTTTGTTAGAACGTTTTTTAGTGTTATGCTACCATTAGCGAAACCAATTATTGCGACAACTGTCATTATGCAATTTATCTGGACCTGGAGTTCGTTCTTAGTACCAACCGTGTTAACGATATCAAAACCGGAACTAAGAACTTTAGCCGTAGGTATGCAGAACTTCGTCGGTCAGCACTCAACGGATTGGGCAGGGATGGCTGCAGGCGCAACTATTTCTTTATTACCAGTATTGATTGTATTTATTTTAATGCAACGATACTTTATCGAAGGAGTTGCGGGAGCCGTCAAGCAATAGTGGATGAAATTTGTATATAAAGTAATGGATGGATCCGAGATGAGTCGTCCTTATCCATCCTTGCTTTTATAATATTTTAATATGGTTGGAGGAGGCGATAAAATGATTAATGATAAACTTCCGAAAATATGGTATGGCGGTGATTATAACCCGGAACAATGGGATGAAGCCACTGCTGAAGAGGACATTAGAATGTTTAAATTGGCTGGAATTGATGTAGCTACCGTAAATGTATTTTCCTGGGCATTGATTCAACCAGATGAGACGACCTATGATTTTGCTGGATTAGACAAAATAATAAATCGCTTATATGACAATGGTGTCTATGTTTGTCTGGCAACGAGCACCGGAGCTCATCCGGCATGGATGGCAAAGCGTTATCCGGATGTCCGCAGAGTTGATTTCGAAGGCAGAAAGCGTCAGTTTGGCGGTAGACACAATTCCTGCCCGAACAGTCCAACGTACAGAAAGTATGCTGAGCGAATTGCTGACAAATTAGCCGAACGATATAAGGATCATCCTGCAGTATTAATATGGCATGTTTCGAATGAATATGGCGGGTATTGTTATTGCGAAAATTGCCAAAAGGAATTTCGTGTCTGGCTAAAAGAGCGTTACGGGAATTTGGAAGCGGTTAATGAAGCTTGGAATACCCGTTTTTGGGGACATACCTTTTACGATTGGGACGAAATTGTGGCGCCAAGCGGTTTAAGTGAAGAATGGCAAGGTGGCCAGAATACTAATTTCCAAGGCATTTCCTTAGACTATCGAAGATTCCAGTCTGATAGTTTGCTAGATGTATATAAACTGGAACGGGATGCATTGAAAAAACATACACCGTCGCTGCCAGTAACAACAAACCTGATGGGACTATACCCAGAGCTCGATTATTTTAAATGGGGAAAAGAAATGGATGTCGTCTCGTGGGACAACTATCCATCCTTTGATACACCAGTGAGTTTGACTGCTATGACCCACGATTTAATGCGAGGTCTCAAAAGCGGACAGCCTTTTATGTTAATGGAGCAAACACCAAGCCAGCAAAATTGGCAGCCATATAATGCATTGAAGCGTCCGAATGTGATGCGACAATGGAGCTACCAGGCCGTCGCACACGGTGCAGATACGATTTTGTTCTTCCAGTTACGCCGTTCAAGAGGTGCTACAGAAAAATTCCATGGAGCGGTTATTGAACATGTTGGTCATGAACATACCCGTGTTTTCCGTGAGTCAGCTCAGTTAGGTAAAGAATTGATTCAGCTAGAAGATCAACTGCTGGATAGTCGTGTGCCAGCTCGAGTAGGTATAGTCTTTGACTGGGAGAACCGTTGGGCGATCGACTTGTCCAGTGGTCCGTCTGTAGCATTGAATTATGTCAAAGAAGTGCATAAATATTATGATGCCTTCTATCAGCGTAATATTCCTGTAGATATGATTAGTGTAGAAGAGGATTTAGAAAAATATGATATTGTCATTGCACCAGTTCTTTATATGGTCAAAGAAGGACATGCTGACCGGATCAAACAATTTACGAAAAATGGCGGTACATTTGTTACTACTTTCTTCAGTGGAATCGTAAATGAAAACGATCTCGTTACGCTTGGCGGTTACCCTGGTGAGCTTAGAGATTTAGTTGGTATCTGGGCAGAGGAAATTGATGCACTTGATCCATCTCATTTTAATGAAATAGTGATCAATGATTCATTTGGTGCTTTATCTGGTGAATACAAATGCAACATCCTGTTTGATTTGATCCATGCGGAAGGAGCAGAAGTGCTTGCTACATACGGCTCTGACTTTTATCAAGGTATGCCAGTCTTAACCAAGAATAAATATGGTGCAGGAGCTGCTTATTACATTGCGTCAAGTCCAGAACAGGCTTTTGTCCAAGACTTTGTCGATACCATAACAGCTGAAAAAGGAATCACTGGTGTGATGACATCAGCTTCAGGAGTAGAAGTAGCGATTCGTGAGAAGGACGAACATCCACTGGTATTTGTCATGAATCATACGAATGAAGCGGCAACATTTGATACAGGGGATATGGAGTGGACAGATATCCTAACTGGTGAAAATTATCAAGGCGTTACGGAAATAAAAGCAAAAGATACACTACTTTTGAAAAAATAGAAATGTTACACGGGAGGTAATCAAATGAAATTTACAGATGGTAACTGGTTAGTACGTGAAGGATATCAAATTCACTTTCCTAAAATAGTTCATGAAGTGGAAGAAGCAGATGGATCTGTGACTTTGTATGCGCCGTGTAAGTATCTGAATCATCGTGGTGACACATTGGATGGTCCCTTACTTACCATTAAGATTTCTGCACCGATGGAAGATGTTGTTCGTGTGGAGACGTGGCATTTTAAAGGCGGCCAAGCACAATATCCCAACTTTGATGTGGCAGATCAGGCAAACACATTAAATGTGGCAGATCAAGAAGACCATATCCAATTTGTAAGCGGTGGATTAACGTTAACGATCGCGAAGCAGAATTTTGCTCTGACATTTGAAAATAGTGACGGACGTTTAACAGATGTTGACGGTAAAGGCTTGGCTTGGATTGACGGTCCAGATCAAACAACTTATATGCGTGGTCAATTACGTCTTGGCGTTGGGGAGCACCTGTACGGTCTCGGGGAACGCTTTACACCATTTGTGAAAAATGGGCAATCAGTCGATATCTGGAACAAAGATGGTGGAACGAGCTCCGAACAGTCGTATAAAAATATTCCTTTTTTCCTTAGCAGTAAAGGGTACGGCGTGTTTGCCAATCACCCGGAGGAAGTGAGCTATGAATTGGGTTCTGAAATGGTTTCCCGTACTCAATTCAGTGTGGAAGGTGAATACTTAGATTACTACTTTATTAATGGTCCATCACCGAAAGAGGTAGTCAGCCGCTATACAGAACTGACAGGAAAACCCGCATTACCACCAGCTTGGTCATTCGGTTTATGGCTGTCAACATCCTTTACCACCGACTATAATGAAGAAACCGTCAATCATTTCGTAGACGGCATGGCAGAACGAGGTATTCCGTTAAGTGTCTTCCACTTCGATTGCTTCTGGATGAAAGAATTCGAATGGAGTAACTTTATCTGGGATCGCCGTAACTTCCCGGACCCAGAAGGCATGCTTCGTCGCCTTAAGGACAAAGGTTTAAAGATATGTGTTTGGATCAATCCATATATTGCACAAAAATCTGTCCTGTTTGATGAAGGAATGGAAAAAGGCTATCTGCTTAAAAAACCGAATGGTGACGTATGGCAATGGGATTTATGGCAAGCAGGAATGGGAATTGTTGACTTCACGAACCCAGATGCATGCCGCTGGTTCCAGGATAAATTAAAAGCATTACTGGATATGGGCGTTGATTCGTTTAAAACAGATTTCGGTGAGCGTATCCCAACCGATGTCGTTTATCATGACGGATCAAATCCTGCCAAAATGCACAATTACTATGCCTATCTATACAACGAAGTCGTCTTTGATTTGTTAAAGCAAGAAAAAGGAGAAGAAGAAGCGGTTGTATTTGCGCGTTCGGCAACAGCTGGCGGTCAGAAATTCCCGGTTCACTGGGGTGGCGATTGTGACTCTACTTATGATGCCATGGCGGAAAGTCTACGCGGGGGCTTATCGTTAACCACTTCTGGCTTTGGTTATTGGAGTCACGATATCGGTGGATTTGAAAATACAGCAACACCGGATGTTTTCAAGCGCTGGACAGCATTTGGTCTGCTTTCCAGTCACAGTCGCTTCCACGGAAGTTCGTCCTATCGTGTTCCATGGCAATTTGATGAAGAAGCAGTCGATGTAGCTCGTCATTTTACGATGTTGAAAAATAGTCTTATGCCATATTTATATGGCCAGGCAGTGGAGAATAGTCAATCCGGGATTCCGGTTATGCGTTCGATGCTGTTAGAATATCCGCAAGATCCATTATGCGAAACACTAGATCGACAGTATATGCTCGGTGATTCGATTTTAGTTGCACCTATTTTTAACGAAGAAGGAATTGGCTCTTTCTATTTACCAAAAGGTAATTGGACCCACTTGTTAACAGGTGAAGTCATCGAGGGAGGCACGTGGCTGAAAGAGAAGTATGATTACTTCAGCCTGCCATTGTTCGTTCGATCGAATACGATTATTCCAGTTGGGACAAGTGATTCGACACCTGTGTATGATTATACAGAAGAGGTTACATTCAAGATTTATCAATTAGATGATCGTCAAACAGCAGAACGTACATTAGTAAACGCAACAGGCGAAATAATCGGATCTGTATCGGCGACTCGTAGTGGAAATGAAATAAACGTAACGACAACTGGTATTGATCAAGCCTATCATGTCGAAGTAGTTGGTAGTAAAAAAGTTACAGGAAAACCTGGAGAAACAAAAATTGTAATCGAAGAATAGACATCCCCGGCTGCAGCTTCAATGCTGCAGCCATTTTTGATAAGCAAAAAAGTACAGTCATAGAAGTAATCATGCTAAACATGATTGATGGGTTCTTATAATATGGATTATGTTAACAAAGACTGTATTGCAAAATGATCTTTTTGATACAGATTATCTGCTTGGCAAAGCTCCGGAAATAGGCTCTCCCTCCTGTGGGCACGGCCCATAGCCGTCAAGTTAAGGTAATGCTGTTAAAAAGAAAAATGAATATGTTGCCGTAATAAATACAAGTTTTCTATGTGCAGTGATTCTTTGTAAGTTGAGTGTAAGATATCATTTATAATAGCTATTCCTGAAGTATTGGCACAAGAAATCGGATTTTTGACCACAAGAGTCCTTTTGATATCCTTGAGTGGTCATATTTTTGATTCTTATGGACAACTTTTGCCCTTTTCCTTTTCAACTGTCCATAAGATCCATTCTTATGGACAACTTTTGCTCTTTTTCTTTTCAACTGTCTATAAGAATGGATTATATGATAGGCCGAACATGTAAGACAGTTTAAGTGCAATTTTCTTTTTTCCTTAGCTTGACGGCTATGGGGCACGGCATCAGCTAGGGCTACTACTTGAATTGCAACTGTGCGGCCTTGTGCCGAGGAAGCTTACTTTGAAGCATTACTTACAGACGCAGGCACAAACTAAGTGGATCTTCAGCTCGTGCTGATTCCACGGGAGTCTCCGCCTATTTCCTACGCTTTAGGGAAGTGCTACAACGTATGGAACAGCAAAAAGCAGTGGTTCTAGGCATTTTTCTATAGCTATTATATATGCATACGATCAATATGCTATCTCTTACAAAAATTGTAGAGTCCACATCCTAGCGTAGGCCAACAACGTAGACTCCCGCGGGACAGGCAGGCGCTGAAGATCCACAAAGTCTGCACCTGCGTCTTCTAGTAACGCTTCGAAGTAGGCTTCCTCGGTGCAAGGTAGCAGAGTAGTGATTCGTGTAGTAGCCTAGCTTCAGCCGTGCCCCGCAGGACGCGGAGTGGTTGGACGGAGCGGTATTCTAGCACATGAAACATTTCAAAATTACCACTATGCAGCTAGCTAACATAATCCATATTAGAGGTAGTTGTATATCATTTATGTCAATTAGGACCGGGCGGGTTATGCTCGATTTTTCTATCTATCTCAAATGGTGGAAATCCAATTGTGAATCCGCTATCATTAATGTCGGGAGGGGATTATTATTGTAGATCACAAAATTATCATAGTAGGCTGCGGAGGCATGGCAAATATCTGGCTGGATGATGCACAAGCAAGAGCAAATGCAGAAATTGTAGCTCTTGTTGATCTAGATCGAAAAGCAGCTGAACAAAAAGTTAAAGAACGTAACTTAGAGGTGCCGGTCTATACGGACCTGTCGTTAGCAATTCAAGAGACGAAAGCGACATTAGTATTTGATGTTACCATTCCGGCAGCTCATAAACAAGTGGTTTCGACGGCGCTTCAGTCCGGCTGTCATGTATTCGGCGAGAAGCCAATGGCAGAGTCATTAACAGATGCCGATGCGATCATACAATTGACTGAAGCGACTGGCAAACAATACAGTGTGATGCAAAATCGTCGTTACTTAAAAGAAATTCGAACATTACAACATTTGATTGACCAGCAACAGCTTGGTGACATTCATACATTAAATGTCGATTTTTATTTAGCACCTCACTTCGGTGGTTTTCGTGAACAGATGGATCATCCGTTGTTAGTTGATATGGCGATACATACGTTTGATCAGGCACGATTCCTATCGCAAAGCAATGCTGTATCTGTCTATTGTCATGCCTATAATCCAACGGAATCATGGTATGAAGGCAAGGCTGCCGCTGTCTGTATTTTTGAGATGGAGAATGGAGCTGTTTTTACCTATCGAGGGTCCTGGGCTGCCGAGGGCTTACGTACATCCTGGAATGGTGATTGGCGGGTGATTGGTACAAGAGGAACAGCTACATGGGACGGTTTTGAACAGCTGGAAATGGAAACGGTCCAAGATGCCAATGCCTCCTCTTTTTTTCGGGACGTTCAACGTCAACAAGTCAGCAATACTTGGAATGGAAGGGAGCAGCATCATGGCTGCTTAGATGAGATGTTTACCGCACTGGAATCGAATAGGAAAGCAGAAACAGACTGTCATGATAATATACACAGTTTACGCATGGTATTTGCTGCAATTGAAAGTGCGAAGACAAATAAAAAAGTATATCTGTAAATGGGGGAAGCCAAAAAGATGAAACTGAAAAAAGATCAAAAATTGCTATTTATCGGAGATTCCGTAACGGATTGTGACCGGGCAAAGCCTCATGGTGAGGGACTTTTTCAAGCATTAGGTTCTGGCTATGTATCACTGGTAGATTCTTTCTTGCAATCAACGTATCCGGAGTTAGGTATTCGTACGGTTAATAAAGGACTGTCAGGTAACACGGTAAGAGATTTAAAAGCACGCTGGCAAGAGGATGTACTTGATCAAAATCCAGATTGGTTATCGGTCATGATTGGAATAAACGATGTATGGCGCCAGTTCGACTCACCATTTATCAAGTACCAGCACGTTTATATTGATGAATACCGTGAAACATTAGATGAATTAATCTCGACAACAAAGCAGTCTACAGGACAGATTGTATTGATGACACCTTACTACATTGAACCAAATGCTACTGATGAGATGCGAGCAACCATGGATCGGTATGGAGAAGTGGTGAAGCAGACAGCGGAAAAGCACCAGACATATTTTATCGATACCCAAGCAGCGTTCAATCATGTATTGGAACATTTATATCCGGCTACGCTCGCATGGGACCGCGTCCATCCAAATGCTAATGGACATACGGTGCTAGCGAAGGCTTTTCTTAATGCGATCGAATTTGATTGGAACAAAAAGTAACGAAGTAGACGAGGATCTATTCATAGTGCATGTTAATACCGATGATGAATCCACTCCATCGCATTTTTTACCGCGACTTCCTGGGTGTGCACAATAAACGGGTGATGGATTCCTTCGTGAAAACGAACAAATTGCTTATCTTTTATCGTAATAGAATTAAAAAAATGCTGAATAACATTGGGATGGACAATCGGATCATGCTGATCATAAATACATAATACCGGAAAACGGATCAACCCAGCATCACTGATCGCGTGCAGGCCATTGTGTACCAGCTCGGATAGCCATCTCGGTGTATATTCGGTATTCATCAGCGGGTCGATTCGCAAACTTTTTTCTTTTGGCAGATAAGGCTTTAGTTTTTTACTTTTTTCAATAATTCTTTGCCACTTCATCGGATTCAATGCCAATGATGGCGTAACACTTGCGAATATTTTCAAAATTTTTCTGCCGATAAAGGGAATCGGTACTCGTAATGCCAGGGCAGGAGAGGATAAAATGACACCATTAGTTTGATAACCATATAACTGGCTGTAACGAATGACAATTAGACCGCCAAGGCTGTGCCCGAACAAAAACACAGGACGTGCTTCAAACTGAGAAGTGATCAATTCTACTACGGCATGCAAATCCTCAACATAGTCATGAAATGTATTGATGTGCCCCCTCGCTCCTTCTGATTGACCGAAACCTCGCAAATCAGGAGCGACCACAGCGATATCCTGAGCAAGACATTGTTCAAATATCGCCTGGTATTTTCCAGAGTGCTCTCCTGCTCCATGAACTAATATAAGTACTGCATTTACTCGTTCAGGAACCCATTTCTGATAAAATAATTGTATACCGTCATTTGTTTCGATAAAATGATTCGAATACATGCTAATCGCCACTTTCCTTATAAGATAAATGTCATGATACTGTATAAAATAGTTGAGATGCCAAGAGCAATCAGTGCTGGAAGTAACTTATAGCGAGCATATTCCATTGCATTAATATTCAGCAAGCCAGCTATTGTATTATTGTTGTCACTTAATGGTGAAGCAATCGAACCAAATGATCCACTGGCAAACACAGCTCCTATCACCAATGGTAAAGAAGCATCAGCAGCTTGTGCAAGTGATATGCCAAGTGGCATCAGGATCCCCCATGTTCCCCAAGACGACCCGATAAAATACGAAACAAACGAACCGATTAGAAACATCACTGGTGGAATCAGCATTTGCGGTACCCAGTCGATGTTGTTAGTGACGAATGTCGAAAAGCCTAATTCCTCCGTGACAGAAGATAATGCCCAGACGACAGATAATAGTAAAATTACCGACATTAAGTTATTGCCAGCCTCAATAAATTCGTGGATGATTTTTTTTAGTTTCTGTTTTTGCGCGATCAGCATACAGATGGTAATCAGTAAGGTGAAGAAAAGGGCAACGACCATCGCCTGCAGGACATCTGCTTCAATAAATGCCTGGAAGGATGAATAGCCTTTTTTCACGCCATCCAGCCATGTTAATATTAGGGTAAGAACAATGACTAAGGAAACCGGAATAATCAGGTTCCATGGCTTACTCGGCAGCGCTTCGTCTTCTGCATGACTGGTCTCTTTAATCTGTTCCGGGTTGCGCGCTTCGCTGTCCACTTTCTTCGGGTGGCGGAACCAGACGAACAGAGTACCAATAATGATCATCGATATCGCGAAGAAATTAAAAGGGATACTCTGAATGTATAAAGAATAGGCGTCTGCTTCAATCCCCTGATTTTGCAATCCCATTTCAATAACGGATACCATATACCCGACAAAAGCGGTAGCGATCGGTATTAACACGATAACGGGTTGTGTGCTTGTTTCAATCATAAACGCTAGTTCTTTTCGCGTCATGTTAATTTTTTGTAATAAAGCTTTCATAATCGGTGCCACGGTTACGATACGGAAACTAGGTGCACTAAATGTGCCAAGTGTGGAAGCCCAGGTTAACAGCAGCGCCTGTTTTCTGGAATGAATTTTGGCGGAGGCTACGGACACAAACCCTTTAATTCCGCCTGATGCTTTCATAATCCCGACAAGTCCGGAGAACATATATAAAAAGATAATAATCTTCAAATTATTGATATCGGTCAGACTTTCGACAATGTATTGTGCAGCTTGTTCCATCCCGCCGACTAAGGATGGATTGATAATATAACAACCAACAATTAAACCTAGCGTTAAACCTGGAAATACCTGCTTGGTTTTAATAGCCGTGATAATAACAATACAAAATGGAATAAGGGCGATCCAGCTACCTTCCAATTAAATCATTCCTTTATGACAGTCTTTTTCTTTAGCATGGATGATTTGGCAGGAAACTATGCGATCGTTATTACCATTTATGAAGGAAAAAAGATATAATAAAGGGGAATTGGAGGATGAACAATGACGAAACAATTTAACGTAGAATCAAAAACAGAACTTTTACCTTTTTTAATAGAGAATATGGAGAATAAAAGCAGAAATGCGGTAAAATCGATCTTAAAAAGAGGACAGGTATATGTGGATGATCAAAGCATTACCCAGCACAATTACGTGTTAGAACCAGGTGTAACGGTGGCGATTCAATCCAATTCTGTCCATAAAGCAACGTCCTTTGACAACATGAAGCTGCTTTATGAGGATGAGTCGATAATCGTCATCGATAAAGCGACCGGCTTGTTATCGATAGCTACCGAAAAAGAAAAGCAAATGACTGCTTATAAGCAATTAACACAATATGTGAAAACAAAAAACAAACAAAATCGTATATTTATTGTCCATCGATTAGACCGCGATACATCTGGTGTGATGGTCTTTGCCAAGTCGGAGAAAGTTAAACAGCAGCTGCAAAATAATTGGAAATCTGTCGTGGAAGAGCGTACGTATGTAGCGCTTGTGGAGGGCGTTGTCCAGTCATCAAAAGACACCATTACGTCATGGTTAAAAGAATCAAACACCTTTAAGATGTACTCCAGTCAGCGTCCGGGTGATGGAAAAGAAGCCATCACCACTTATCAAATCTTAAAAAAAGGAACCGAAAAATCATTAGTTTCCATTCAATTGCAAACTGGCAGAAAAAATCAAATTCGGGTTCATATGTCAGACATCGGTCATCCGATTGTAGGAGATAAGAAATACGGAGCAAAAATGAACACGATTGGCAGATTAGGATTGCATGCGCAGGTGTTACAGCTGATCCATCCAACTACGAAAAAAAAGCTGCGATTTGAGTCACCAATTCCGAAAGAATTTAAGGTGTAAGTGCAATTATGTAAAAAAGTAGATATTTTTCCTTTTCGCTAGCAATATAAATCATATATAATAGGTGTGTATTTAAAACGTTTTCATAAAGATAAACAAATAGAGGGAGTTGGACATATGAATCAACTAGATCAATTGTTTAATCAATTCTACACCAATGCAATAGAAGATTCAGTGAAAGCAGTAGGGCCAGTGGAAAGAAAGCTGGCATTAAAGAGTAGATTGCTAGAATTGCTTGGTGATTTTTCTTATTTGGATGAAACGAGAGTAGATATGCAGCCTGAGTTAATGGAAACAGTGGAAGCTGATGGTTATATTCGGGAAAGGATTCTCTTACCGATTACTCAGATGATTGATATTCCTGTGTACGTGCTGACGCCATCGAAAAAGCAGGCGACTTATCCGGCTGTATTAGCACTTCACGGACATGGTGATGGAGTGAAAGAGGCACTGGGAGTAGGTGATGATGGGGAAATACAACAGGAACCGGGAATCCACAGTCAATTTGCAGTGGAGCTTGTAAAAAGAGGGTTTAAAGTTTTCGCGCCTGAAGTAATTGGTTTCGGTGAACGGAGACTGACCAGAGATATTGAGGAAGGTAAGCAGAATTCCTGTGAGGCGATGGCAACGAATCTATTGATGGAAGGAAAAACCATTG is a genomic window of Gracilibacillus salinarum containing:
- a CDS encoding dienelactone hydrolase family protein, with the protein product MNQLDQLFNQFYTNAIEDSVKAVGPVERKLALKSRLLELLGDFSYLDETRVDMQPELMETVEADGYIRERILLPITQMIDIPVYVLTPSKKQATYPAVLALHGHGDGVKEALGVGDDGEIQQEPGIHSQFAVELVKRGFKVFAPEVIGFGERRLTRDIEEGKQNSCEAMATNLLMEGKTIAGLRIWEARRILDYIDTLDDVDHDKQGIMGFSGGALIAAYTAALDARINATVLTGFTNTFKGSIMAMHHCIDNYIPGILNYAELPEWISLISPRSLFIESGEHDRIFPNQFVKEAIAEIEECYHNRRHNFAYDIFPGAHEISGRKAYDWLVNQLG
- a CDS encoding RluA family pseudouridine synthase, which encodes MTKQFNVESKTELLPFLIENMENKSRNAVKSILKRGQVYVDDQSITQHNYVLEPGVTVAIQSNSVHKATSFDNMKLLYEDESIIVIDKATGLLSIATEKEKQMTAYKQLTQYVKTKNKQNRIFIVHRLDRDTSGVMVFAKSEKVKQQLQNNWKSVVEERTYVALVEGVVQSSKDTITSWLKESNTFKMYSSQRPGDGKEAITTYQILKKGTEKSLVSIQLQTGRKNQIRVHMSDIGHPIVGDKKYGAKMNTIGRLGLHAQVLQLIHPTTKKKLRFESPIPKEFKV